A stretch of the Mycobacterium shigaense genome encodes the following:
- a CDS encoding MmpS family transport accessory protein gives MNDPRPTERFSPPLPRSGPTGPQGPPYAPPADPAYADQAPWAPTYGGYAPQWAPGPNETNPTKQLPAHWQQDQPPPGGALPPEDLSPPPPEGPRSPRWLWVAAGAAVLLVVALLIALVLTNGAVKDQTAVPPLPAMPGSSSESPTPPPSTRPRTRLPVPPPSATNPTGTATPGAQQNVVYNVDGDGRAISITYWDTGDVIQTEFNVALPWSKQVSLSQSAAHPASVTIINIGHNVTCTVTVDGVPMRQRTGAGITICDAGR, from the coding sequence ATGAACGATCCGCGGCCGACCGAGCGGTTTAGTCCTCCTCTACCGCGTTCGGGACCGACCGGGCCGCAGGGGCCGCCCTATGCGCCTCCCGCTGACCCCGCCTATGCCGATCAGGCACCGTGGGCGCCCACATACGGCGGCTACGCCCCGCAGTGGGCGCCGGGTCCGAACGAGACGAACCCGACCAAGCAGCTGCCGGCCCATTGGCAGCAGGACCAGCCGCCGCCGGGCGGGGCCCTGCCGCCGGAGGACCTTTCTCCCCCGCCGCCGGAGGGCCCACGATCGCCGCGTTGGCTGTGGGTCGCCGCCGGGGCGGCGGTGCTGCTGGTCGTCGCGTTGCTGATCGCACTGGTGCTCACGAACGGCGCGGTCAAGGACCAGACCGCCGTCCCGCCATTGCCCGCTATGCCCGGGTCGAGTTCGGAAAGCCCGACGCCCCCGCCGTCGACGCGCCCACGCACCCGGTTGCCGGTGCCGCCGCCCAGCGCTACCAACCCGACCGGGACGGCCACCCCCGGCGCGCAGCAGAACGTCGTCTACAACGTCGACGGCGACGGACGCGCCATCAGCATCACCTACTGGGACACCGGCGACGTCATCCAGACCGAATTCAACGTCGCCTTGCCGTGGAGCAAGCAGGTCAGCCTGTCGCAGTCGGCCGCTCATCCCGCGAGCGTGACGATCATCAACATCGGCCACAACGTGACCTGCACGGTCACCGTCGACGGCGTTCCGATGCGCCAGCGCACCGGGGCCGGCATCACCATCTGCGACGCCGGGCGCTAG
- a CDS encoding SACE_7040 family transcriptional regulator has product MPAAPNRRSQLKSDRRLQLLSAAERLFAERGFLAVRLEDIGAAAGVSGPAIYRHFPNKESMLVELLVGISARLLAGARDVTDRSPDAATALDGLIDFHLDFVLGEPDLIRIQDRDLAYLPTAAERQVRRAQRQYVEVWVGVLRELNPDLAEAEARLTAHSVFGLLNSTPHSMKSPERPVRAARSRAVLRAMTVAALGAGGQLH; this is encoded by the coding sequence ATGCCAGCAGCCCCAAATCGTCGCAGCCAGTTGAAATCTGACCGCCGCCTGCAACTTTTGTCCGCGGCCGAAAGGCTTTTCGCCGAACGCGGTTTTCTCGCGGTCCGCCTGGAAGACATCGGCGCGGCCGCCGGCGTCAGCGGCCCGGCCATTTATCGGCACTTCCCCAACAAGGAGTCGATGCTCGTCGAGCTGCTGGTCGGCATCAGCGCCCGGCTGCTGGCCGGGGCGCGCGACGTCACCGACCGGAGCCCCGACGCGGCCACCGCACTGGACGGCCTGATCGATTTCCACCTCGACTTCGTGCTCGGCGAGCCCGACCTGATCCGCATCCAGGACCGCGACCTGGCCTACCTGCCGACCGCCGCCGAGCGGCAGGTTCGCCGGGCACAGCGCCAATATGTAGAGGTCTGGGTGGGCGTGCTGCGCGAGCTGAACCCCGACCTGGCCGAAGCCGAAGCCCGGCTGACGGCACACTCGGTTTTCGGCCTGCTCAACTCGACGCCACACAGCATGAAGTCGCCGGAGCGGCCGGTCCGCGCGGCGCGCTCGCGGGCCGTCCTGCGGGCGATGACGGTCGCCGCCCTGGGCGCCGGGGGGCAGCTGCACTGA